A window of Leptotrichia wadei contains these coding sequences:
- a CDS encoding endonuclease MutS2: MEKNYDVLEFYKIVNELIDLSRLEKTKEKFLDIDIIKEKSVLDKELMLMMEMIDFYKYDDGLELAGLADITKMMNSIDIIGSYLSAEDLAVLKKNLTIFRISKSRAKNVRDKYRAIWNLFSDVEEVKDIENFISEAINDEGVLKDDASIGLRDVRRQKQNINANIKEKFDELISNKNTQNAIQERIVTQRNDRYVIAVKTDFKGLVKGIEHDRSATGSTVYIEPLNVVSLNNKLREYEAREREEIRKILLRITEIVKTKKEEILEIKEILERLDFIDAKTTYSVNKKCIVPKIINKEYLKLVEARHPLIDENIVVPINFELGNPENIMLITGPNTGGKTVTLKVAGLLTIMALSGIPIPANEKTEIGYFHNVLADIGDEQSLEQNLSSFSGHVSKIKDIIENANSKSLVLMDELGSGTDPMEGAAFAMAIIDYLNKKHVTSIITTHYSEVKAYAFNTTGIKSASMEFNVETLSPTYRLLEGIPGESNALIIARKYGISEEIIENAKSYISEDNQRVEEMLKSIKEKNDELETMQAQLEATRTELDKQKSIYEQNMIKLENEKNEIIKRAYEEADNYLKNMQAKAKNLIDKINSEESKKEDAKNAQRSLNMLRESFITDKKKNVKEKKIVTQNVDFAVGEEVLVKTMNQNGKILKIMPNNRIQVQTGILKLVVSTDDIVKIQKKKTNKFKNFASLKRTSQVRGEIDLRGMNADEAIAELETYMDRAMLTGYHEICIIHGKGTMVLRKKIHEYLRTSKYVTEFKDANQNEGGIGCTVVTLK; the protein is encoded by the coding sequence ATGGAAAAAAATTATGATGTATTGGAATTTTATAAGATAGTTAATGAACTTATTGATTTATCACGATTGGAAAAAACGAAAGAAAAGTTTCTGGATATTGATATTATAAAGGAAAAGTCAGTTTTAGATAAGGAACTTATGCTTATGATGGAGATGATTGACTTTTATAAGTATGATGACGGACTTGAACTTGCGGGACTTGCGGATATTACTAAGATGATGAATTCCATTGATATTATTGGATCTTATTTGAGTGCTGAGGATTTGGCAGTTTTGAAGAAAAATTTGACGATTTTTAGAATTTCTAAAAGCAGGGCTAAGAATGTCAGGGATAAATACAGAGCAATTTGGAATTTGTTTAGTGATGTTGAGGAAGTTAAGGATATTGAAAATTTTATTTCTGAAGCGATTAATGATGAAGGAGTTTTAAAGGATGATGCTTCAATTGGGCTTCGAGATGTCAGAAGGCAAAAACAAAATATTAATGCAAACATTAAGGAGAAATTTGATGAGCTAATTTCTAATAAAAATACACAAAATGCAATTCAGGAAAGAATAGTAACTCAAAGAAATGACAGATATGTAATTGCTGTAAAAACTGATTTTAAAGGGCTTGTAAAAGGGATAGAACATGATAGATCTGCAACTGGAAGTACAGTTTACATTGAACCTTTAAACGTTGTTTCATTGAATAATAAATTACGTGAATATGAAGCTCGTGAACGTGAAGAAATCAGGAAAATATTGCTTAGAATTACAGAAATTGTAAAAACTAAAAAGGAAGAAATTCTGGAAATTAAGGAAATTCTGGAAAGACTAGACTTTATTGATGCTAAAACGACTTATTCAGTTAATAAAAAATGTATCGTTCCCAAAATTATTAACAAGGAATATTTGAAACTAGTTGAGGCAAGACATCCGTTAATTGATGAAAATATCGTTGTGCCAATTAATTTTGAGCTTGGAAACCCTGAAAATATAATGCTTATAACAGGACCTAATACTGGTGGAAAAACGGTAACATTGAAAGTGGCTGGACTTCTTACAATTATGGCATTGTCTGGTATTCCGATTCCTGCAAATGAAAAAACTGAAATTGGGTATTTTCACAATGTATTAGCGGATATTGGGGATGAACAAAGTCTGGAGCAAAATTTATCTTCATTTTCAGGGCATGTTAGCAAAATAAAAGATATAATTGAAAATGCAAACAGTAAATCGCTTGTACTGATGGATGAGCTAGGAAGTGGAACTGACCCAATGGAAGGAGCGGCTTTTGCAATGGCAATCATTGATTATTTGAACAAAAAGCACGTAACTTCAATAATCACAACCCATTATAGCGAAGTAAAAGCTTATGCCTTTAACACAACAGGAATTAAAAGCGCCTCAATGGAATTTAATGTGGAAACATTGTCACCAACATACAGATTACTGGAAGGAATACCTGGAGAAAGCAATGCTCTTATAATTGCAAGAAAATATGGAATTAGCGAAGAAATTATTGAAAATGCGAAAAGTTATATAAGCGAAGATAATCAGCGAGTTGAGGAAATGCTAAAATCAATAAAGGAAAAAAATGATGAGCTTGAAACAATGCAGGCACAATTAGAAGCGACAAGAACTGAACTTGACAAGCAAAAGAGCATTTATGAGCAAAATATGATAAAACTTGAAAATGAAAAAAATGAAATTATAAAACGCGCCTATGAAGAAGCCGACAATTACTTGAAAAATATGCAGGCAAAAGCTAAAAACCTAATTGACAAAATTAACAGTGAAGAATCTAAAAAAGAAGATGCGAAAAACGCTCAAAGAAGCTTAAATATGCTACGTGAGTCATTCATTACGGATAAAAAGAAAAATGTAAAAGAAAAGAAAATTGTTACTCAAAACGTAGATTTTGCTGTTGGGGAAGAAGTGCTAGTAAAAACAATGAACCAAAATGGAAAAATTTTGAAAATAATGCCAAACAACCGTATCCAAGTGCAAACTGGAATATTAAAGCTGGTTGTATCAACTGACGATATTGTAAAAATCCAAAAGAAAAAAACAAATAAATTCAAAAACTTCGCCTCATTAAAACGAACTTCCCAAGTACGAGGAGAAATCGACTTACGTGGAATGAATGCCGACGAAGCAATCGCAGAACTAGAAACATACATGGACAGAGCGATGCTAACAGGCTACCACGAAATTTGTATAATTCACGGGAAAGGAACAATGGTACTGAGAAAAAAAATCCACGAATACCTAAGAACTTCAAAATATGTAACAGAATTTAAAGATGCCAATCAGAATGAAGGTGGAATTGGGTGTACGGTGGTTACTTTGAAGTAG
- a CDS encoding AAA family ATPase, with protein MKIKNLHIKEFKGLRDISINFEKNDEPLDLVVLAGSNGSGKTRILESILDYFNIILVVPEEAQNKIELFFESMEEKCIDKLGHELSFMYCLKFGSKEKKISVGSVGARYLDIKKELNILPKIIYAPAEMNFKKMDMASTTLIQEYNFINIVNTNLVKDIPSYIATKIISAIFKNKNEKVGDVQKKVFDEINEIFEILDIDVKIEDISQDGRNIPIFTNSAGDKFDINELSSGEKQLFLRTLAIKMLNPENSIILIDEPELSLHPKWQQRIVDVYRKIGKNNQIIIATHSPHILGSVRKENIMLLDKNDEGKIVIKTGDEFYDSYGQPTERILEDIMGLKTTRNQEIFDKLEKIREMVNEDKYETDDFKKEYGDLKEILGTMDEDIMLINAEIQIRRKGLKNVKNK; from the coding sequence ATGAAAATCAAAAATCTTCATATAAAAGAATTTAAAGGATTGAGAGATATATCTATAAATTTTGAAAAAAATGATGAGCCGTTAGATTTAGTAGTTTTAGCAGGTTCAAATGGAAGTGGAAAAACTAGAATATTAGAAAGTATATTGGATTATTTTAATATTATTCTAGTAGTTCCTGAAGAAGCTCAAAATAAAATAGAATTATTTTTTGAATCAATGGAAGAAAAATGCATAGATAAATTAGGACATGAATTAAGTTTTATGTATTGTTTAAAATTCGGATCTAAAGAAAAAAAAATTAGTGTAGGAAGTGTAGGAGCAAGATATTTAGACATAAAAAAAGAACTAAATATTCTTCCTAAAATAATTTATGCTCCAGCAGAAATGAATTTTAAAAAAATGGATATGGCTTCAACCACTTTGATTCAAGAATACAATTTTATTAATATTGTAAATACAAATTTAGTTAAAGATATTCCTTCTTATATAGCTACAAAAATAATTTCAGCAATATTTAAAAATAAAAATGAAAAGGTTGGAGATGTACAAAAAAAAGTTTTTGATGAAATAAATGAAATATTTGAAATTTTAGATATTGATGTGAAAATTGAGGATATTTCACAAGATGGTAGAAATATACCAATTTTTACAAATTCAGCAGGAGATAAATTTGATATAAATGAATTATCTTCTGGGGAAAAGCAGTTATTTTTACGAACATTAGCGATAAAAATGCTGAATCCTGAAAATTCTATTATTTTGATTGACGAGCCAGAACTTTCGTTGCATCCGAAATGGCAGCAAAGAATTGTCGATGTTTATAGAAAAATTGGAAAAAACAATCAGATTATTATTGCGACACATTCTCCACATATTTTAGGGAGTGTAAGAAAAGAAAATATTATGTTGCTGGATAAAAATGATGAAGGGAAAATTGTGATTAAAACTGGGGATGAGTTCTATGATTCTTATGGACAGCCAACAGAGAGAATATTAGAAGATATAATGGGGCTTAAAACAACTAGAAATCAGGAAATATTTGATAAATTGGAAAAAATTAGAGAAATGGTTAATGAGGATAAGTATGAAACTGATGATTTTAAAAAAGAATATGGTGATTTAAAGGAAATATTGGGGACAATGGATGAGGATATTATGCTTATAAATGCGGAAATTCAAATCAGAAGGAAAGGATTGAAGAATGTTAAAAATAAATAA
- a CDS encoding retron system putative HNH endonuclease: MLKINKTSEPNFLKEFKKKEKPKNWKDFDFEIKKELKNYMLENEQKIGNNSYCPYCERKIIASKNSQIEHIKPKDRFPELFLDYKNFITGCLNIESCGSKKSNKWSDLFINPVIDNPEKYFSYNRMTGEIIPRKDISEKELEKVEYTIKILNLNGDKRLLKGRKSVIKIIENYQKTYDDEILREISEDFDFPTLRNFLVESFK, encoded by the coding sequence ATGTTAAAAATAAATAAAACTTCAGAGCCAAACTTTTTGAAAGAATTTAAGAAAAAAGAAAAACCAAAAAATTGGAAAGATTTTGATTTTGAAATAAAAAAAGAATTAAAAAATTATATGTTAGAAAATGAGCAGAAAATCGGAAATAATAGTTATTGTCCTTATTGTGAAAGAAAAATAATTGCAAGTAAAAATAGTCAGATAGAACATATTAAACCTAAAGATAGATTTCCAGAATTATTTTTGGATTATAAAAATTTTATTACAGGATGTCTTAATATTGAGAGTTGTGGCTCAAAGAAAAGCAACAAATGGAGTGATTTGTTTATAAATCCAGTAATTGACAATCCAGAGAAATATTTTTCATATAACAGAATGACGGGAGAAATAATTCCAAGAAAAGATATTTCAGAAAAAGAATTGGAAAAAGTTGAGTACACGATTAAAATATTGAATTTGAATGGTGATAAAAGATTGTTAAAGGGAAGAAAAAGTGTAATAAAAATAATTGAAAATTATCAAAAAACTTACGATGATGAAATATTGAGAGAAATATCTGAAGATTTTGATTTTCCAACATTGAGAAATTTTTTAGTTGAGAGTTTTAAATAA
- the cysS gene encoding cysteine--tRNA ligase, whose protein sequence is MKLYNTMTNKIEEFKTIEENKVKMYVCGPTVYNYIHLGNARPIVVFDMLARYFKYKGMEVDYVQNFTDVDDKIINKSIEEGISASEVSEKYIKCFFEDINRLNILDSVKRPKVTENMEKIIEIIQKLIDNGFAYEKDGDVYFEVKKYKDYGKLSNQKIEELELGARIDVSEIKKNPMDFALWKKKKDGEPFWVSPWGEGRPGWHIECSAMAKKYLGDTFDIHGGGQDLVFPHHENEIAQSKCAYHGNFANYWLHNGFIQINGDKMSKSLGNFFLLREILEKFSGNVVRLFILSTHYRKPINFSFENMEDTKKALQNIVKSMNKFEGIVEKYKNEKTADIKNLDFSQKIDEFDKKFEDAMDEDMNTPQALATIFDQIRETNKFISVNKDELSTIYAEIEKSYESLKRKIGNVFGIEIEMENSAKEEDGENMELTKKLIELLIKLRSEARSEKNFKLSDEIRDELKVLGIEIKDNRDGTTDYDFM, encoded by the coding sequence ATGAAACTTTACAACACAATGACAAATAAAATTGAAGAATTTAAGACAATAGAAGAAAATAAGGTAAAAATGTATGTTTGCGGGCCTACTGTCTATAATTACATACATTTGGGGAATGCACGTCCGATTGTGGTTTTTGATATGTTGGCACGATATTTTAAATATAAAGGGATGGAAGTTGATTATGTGCAGAATTTTACGGATGTGGATGATAAGATTATAAACAAATCAATTGAAGAAGGAATTTCTGCAAGTGAAGTTTCAGAAAAATATATAAAGTGTTTTTTTGAAGATATTAACAGGCTGAATATTCTTGATAGTGTGAAAAGACCTAAGGTTACTGAGAATATGGAGAAAATTATTGAGATTATTCAAAAATTGATTGATAATGGGTTTGCTTATGAGAAAGATGGGGATGTTTATTTTGAGGTGAAAAAGTATAAGGATTATGGGAAATTGTCGAATCAGAAAATTGAGGAGCTGGAACTTGGGGCTAGAATTGACGTGTCAGAAATAAAGAAAAATCCGATGGATTTTGCACTTTGGAAAAAGAAAAAAGACGGAGAGCCATTTTGGGTGTCGCCTTGGGGTGAAGGACGTCCTGGGTGGCATATAGAATGTAGTGCGATGGCAAAGAAATATCTTGGGGACACGTTTGATATTCACGGTGGTGGACAGGATTTGGTTTTTCCACATCATGAAAATGAGATTGCCCAAAGCAAGTGCGCTTATCACGGAAATTTTGCAAATTACTGGCTTCATAACGGATTTATTCAGATAAATGGCGACAAGATGTCAAAATCACTAGGAAATTTCTTTTTGCTTCGTGAAATACTTGAAAAATTTTCTGGGAATGTAGTAAGGCTTTTTATTCTAAGCACGCATTATAGAAAGCCGATTAACTTTTCATTCGAGAATATGGAAGATACAAAAAAGGCATTGCAAAATATTGTGAAATCAATGAATAAATTTGAAGGCATTGTTGAAAAATATAAGAATGAAAAAACAGCAGATATTAAGAATTTGGATTTTTCTCAAAAAATTGATGAATTTGATAAGAAATTTGAAGATGCGATGGATGAGGATATGAATACGCCACAGGCATTGGCGACTATTTTTGATCAGATTAGAGAAACGAATAAATTTATTTCTGTAAATAAAGATGAACTTTCTACAATTTATGCTGAAATAGAAAAATCTTATGAATCTTTAAAAAGAAAAATAGGAAATGTTTTTGGAATAGAAATTGAAATGGAAAATTCTGCAAAGGAAGAAGATGGAGAAAATATGGAATTGACTAAAAAACTGATTGAATTGCTGATAAAATTACGAAGTGAGGCAAGAAGCGAGAAAAATTTCAAATTATCTGATGAAATTCGGGATGAATTGAAGGTACTTGGAATAGAAATTAAGGATAATCGGGATGGAACGACAGATTATGACTTTATGTAA
- the coaBC gene encoding bifunctional phosphopantothenoylcysteine decarboxylase/phosphopantothenate--cysteine ligase CoaBC produces the protein MKNILIGVTGGIAAYKSAGIVSLLKKKGYNAKVVMTENATKIIGPLTLETLSRNRIYVDMWDSNPHYEVEHISLADWADIVLIAPATYNIIGKVANGIADDMLTTILAAVSVRKPVFFALAMNVNMYENPILKENINKLSSFGYRFIDAEEGLLACNYSAKGRMSEPEDIVDEIERYSIFSKIENFDTVLKGKKILITSGRTKENIDPIRYLSNNSSGKMGYSLAQAAVDLGAEVTLISGPTDLKIPNGLENFISVESTLEMYEKVDEYFKNTDIFIACAAVADYRPKEYKKEKIKKSDSDLVMELVRNPDILLEMSKKKEKQLLVGFAAETNEIRENALKKLEKKNLDIIVANNASVMGSDENVIEIIKKDRTSVEISQKSKIELAYDILNEVIFELKKR, from the coding sequence ATGAAAAATATTTTAATAGGAGTTACAGGTGGAATTGCAGCATATAAGTCAGCTGGGATTGTGTCGCTTTTGAAAAAGAAGGGATATAATGCGAAAGTTGTGATGACTGAAAATGCTACAAAAATCATTGGACCTTTGACTCTTGAAACTTTATCAAGAAATAGGATTTATGTGGATATGTGGGACAGTAATCCACATTATGAGGTGGAGCATATTTCACTTGCGGATTGGGCGGATATAGTTTTGATTGCACCTGCGACTTACAATATAATTGGAAAAGTTGCAAACGGGATTGCAGATGATATGCTTACGACAATTCTTGCTGCTGTTTCGGTAAGAAAGCCAGTATTTTTTGCTTTGGCAATGAATGTGAATATGTATGAAAATCCGATTTTAAAAGAAAATATTAATAAACTCTCATCTTTTGGGTATAGGTTTATTGATGCAGAAGAAGGATTGCTTGCCTGCAATTATAGTGCGAAGGGTAGAATGAGCGAGCCAGAAGATATTGTCGATGAAATAGAAAGATATAGCATTTTTTCAAAAATAGAAAATTTTGATACTGTGCTAAAAGGCAAAAAAATTCTTATAACAAGTGGAAGAACAAAGGAAAATATTGATCCAATCAGATATTTGTCAAATAATTCAAGTGGAAAAATGGGGTATTCACTTGCTCAAGCGGCTGTTGATTTGGGAGCAGAAGTAACTTTAATTAGCGGGCCTACGGACTTGAAAATTCCAAATGGGCTTGAAAACTTTATTTCTGTGGAATCGACGTTGGAAATGTATGAAAAAGTGGATGAATATTTTAAAAATACTGATATTTTCATAGCTTGTGCGGCAGTTGCTGATTACAGGCCAAAGGAATACAAAAAGGAAAAAATAAAGAAATCCGATTCAGATTTGGTTATGGAATTGGTTAGAAATCCTGATATTTTATTAGAGATGAGCAAAAAGAAGGAAAAACAGCTATTGGTTGGATTTGCCGCAGAAACTAATGAGATAAGGGAAAATGCATTAAAGAAACTGGAAAAGAAAAATTTGGATATTATAGTGGCAAATAATGCGTCTGTAATGGGCAGCGATGAAAATGTGATTGAGATTATTAAAAAAGATAGGACTTCGGTGGAAATTAGTCAGAAAAGTAAGATTGAGTTGGCTTATGATATTTTGAATGAAGTTATTTTTGAGTTGAAAAAGAGATAA
- a CDS encoding DUF7336 domain-containing protein → MKSEKQKIKKVYMLYHRDEKDDDKLIGFFSTKEKALEIVGKWKEMKGFRDFPEGFKIRTMIIGKDYYTKGFKSKSLK, encoded by the coding sequence ATGAAATCTGAAAAACAAAAGATAAAAAAAGTGTACATGTTGTATCATAGAGATGAAAAGGATGACGATAAATTAATAGGATTTTTTTCAACAAAGGAAAAGGCATTGGAAATTGTTGGTAAATGGAAAGAAATGAAAGGTTTTAGGGATTTTCCTGAAGGATTTAAAATTAGAACCATGATAATTGGGAAAGATTACTATACAAAAGGGTTTAAATCTAAAAGCCTTAAATAA
- a CDS encoding M23 family metallopeptidase has product MDNEKKNINKVLNEKKENLEKRNSKSRKKTGIILGITALLILGIIILGMIFGRKNINFRNIATEDEDDKIFRINPVKNPQVTYYNFRGEVYPDWAKFGLTRSNGARGHQGIDIFALPGTDVYAVLDGKIVDMYVDKTGYGLNFYLEVDPKELEKIKRKNYKPKESAREWAYSPNYDPNTMQIKYIRYCHLSEVNVKIGDTVKAGQVIAKTGTTGNASGTHAPHLHFEIAFEMRGKGLTNRVDPEMYFKIKNGNQMSKHEIKIQTEAARTEWFEPKGYDIGFRNKSIFLEKKDDLHKKEKIINNTKNTKNFKKANLKKVGKK; this is encoded by the coding sequence ATGGATAATGAAAAGAAAAATATAAATAAAGTTTTGAATGAAAAAAAAGAAAATTTAGAAAAGAGAAATTCAAAATCTAGAAAAAAAACAGGAATAATTTTGGGAATAACAGCTTTATTGATTTTAGGAATTATAATTTTGGGGATGATATTTGGTAGAAAAAATATTAATTTTAGAAATATTGCAACTGAAGATGAAGATGACAAAATTTTTAGAATTAATCCAGTAAAAAATCCACAAGTTACGTATTACAATTTTCGTGGAGAAGTTTATCCTGATTGGGCTAAATTTGGGCTTACTCGAAGTAATGGGGCAAGAGGACATCAAGGAATTGATATTTTTGCATTACCAGGAACGGATGTTTATGCGGTGCTGGATGGAAAAATTGTGGATATGTATGTGGATAAAACAGGGTATGGATTAAATTTTTATTTGGAAGTTGATCCAAAGGAGCTTGAGAAAATAAAAAGAAAAAATTATAAGCCTAAAGAAAGTGCAAGAGAATGGGCATACAGCCCAAATTATGATCCAAATACAATGCAGATAAAATATATTAGATACTGCCATTTAAGCGAAGTAAACGTAAAAATTGGAGATACGGTAAAAGCTGGACAAGTAATTGCTAAAACAGGAACAACTGGAAATGCAAGTGGTACTCACGCTCCTCATCTCCATTTTGAAATAGCTTTTGAAATGCGTGGAAAAGGGCTTACAAACAGAGTCGATCCAGAAATGTACTTTAAAATAAAAAATGGAAATCAGATGTCAAAACATGAAATAAAGATTCAAACTGAAGCAGCTAGAACAGAATGGTTTGAACCAAAAGGGTATGATATTGGATTTAGAAATAAAAGTATATTTTTAGAAAAAAAAGATGATTTACATAAAAAAGAAAAAATAATAAATAATACTAAAAATACCAAAAATTTTAAAAAAGCGAATTTAAAAAAAGTGGGAAAAAAATAA
- the aroC gene encoding chorismate synthase has translation MAANFGKNYKISIFGESHGNALGVNIDGIPAGTELDLEFISQEMRRRAPGRSKLTTPRVEKDEFEILSGFFDGKTTGTPLAMIIRNSNQRSKDYSELKRKPRPGHADWSGFNRYNGFNDIRGSGHFSGRITASLVFAGAIAKQILKEQGILIAAHIKSVKDIEDRDFVESDITEENINKLRNMTLPVLNEEVVEKIEKAVEKTREEKNSLGGIVELMVTGLPAGIGDPYFESMESELSRMIFSVPATKGIEFGAGFGITEMTGYEANDEMYFDENGEIKSFTNNNGGIIGGITTGMPISFKVAIKPTASIEKAQKTVNLEIKKNDILEVHGRHDPIIVPRAVPVLEAATAIVILDRVLEAKKRSL, from the coding sequence ATGGCAGCAAATTTTGGGAAAAACTATAAAATTTCAATTTTTGGGGAATCGCATGGAAATGCGTTGGGCGTAAATATTGACGGAATTCCAGCAGGAACGGAACTAGATTTGGAATTTATCTCGCAGGAAATGAGAAGAAGAGCACCTGGAAGATCAAAATTGACAACACCTAGAGTGGAAAAGGATGAATTTGAGATTTTAAGCGGATTTTTTGATGGAAAAACTACTGGAACGCCACTTGCGATGATTATTAGAAATTCAAATCAGCGTTCAAAGGATTACAGTGAATTAAAAAGAAAGCCAAGACCAGGACATGCAGACTGGAGTGGATTTAACAGATATAACGGATTTAATGATATTCGTGGAAGTGGACATTTTTCAGGACGAATAACGGCTTCATTGGTATTTGCTGGAGCAATTGCAAAACAGATTTTGAAGGAACAGGGGATTTTAATTGCAGCACATATCAAATCAGTAAAGGATATTGAAGATAGAGATTTTGTGGAAAGCGATATTACAGAAGAAAATATTAATAAACTCAGAAATATGACTTTACCTGTCTTGAATGAGGAAGTTGTGGAAAAAATTGAAAAGGCTGTGGAAAAAACTAGGGAAGAAAAGAATTCGCTTGGTGGAATTGTGGAACTTATGGTTACAGGACTTCCTGCGGGAATAGGAGATCCATATTTTGAATCCATGGAAAGTGAGCTTTCGAGAATGATTTTCTCGGTGCCGGCTACAAAAGGAATAGAGTTTGGGGCAGGATTTGGAATTACAGAAATGACAGGATATGAAGCTAATGATGAGATGTATTTTGATGAAAATGGAGAAATAAAATCATTTACAAATAACAATGGTGGAATTATAGGCGGAATAACTACTGGAATGCCAATTTCATTTAAAGTGGCGATAAAACCGACGGCTTCGATTGAAAAAGCGCAAAAAACTGTGAATCTTGAAATTAAGAAAAATGATATTTTGGAAGTTCATGGAAGACATGATCCAATAATAGTGCCGAGAGCAGTGCCAGTGTTGGAGGCGGCTACGGCAATTGTAATTTTGGATAGGGTTTTGGAAGCTAAGAAACGTTCATTGTAA